Proteins encoded within one genomic window of Candidatus Pseudothioglobus singularis PS1:
- a CDS encoding aromatic ring-hydroxylating dioxygenase subunit alpha — protein sequence MKSDKLLGNRGLSIKKNSTDINLKGFSGYELKHSKEIDDEIARIGPGTKAGEYFRRYWHPIFISSELGDLPVAIKILGEELVLFRDQSLQLGLVHKHCPHRQASLEFGICQKTGISCCYHGWHFDVDGSILEVPGQPEHTQDFIKQKVRLGAYPTHEFKGLIFAYLGPIEKKPEFPNYDSLDFDGMEMVPYKAPFDCNWLQVLDAIVDPIHTSFLHSNMSRQQFSEGFGEVGQIDFFERDNWILGCNTRRVGDNVWFRVNEVVLPNFTQAGAAFAADGTRQILYGRSSFTRWVVPVDDETTICYAWANFGERGDPQEYNTPEGPELIEQGEIFDRPYEQRQRFPADREACEGMGPINIHKNENLLASDQGVAMMRQKIREQIRSLDAGKEPLKVTELKDSPIPTYGGDSVINIPSSVQDENDFFSKLAHEFIKIQFEVDGKSEKERVEIVTNKLKEIQSRENP from the coding sequence ATGAAGTCAGATAAATTATTGGGGAATAGAGGTTTGAGCATCAAAAAAAATAGCACAGATATTAATCTAAAAGGTTTTTCAGGCTATGAATTAAAACATTCTAAAGAGATAGATGATGAAATCGCACGGATTGGTCCAGGAACTAAAGCAGGTGAATACTTCAGAAGATACTGGCATCCAATTTTTATTTCATCAGAACTTGGAGACCTTCCTGTAGCAATAAAAATCCTAGGTGAGGAGTTAGTTTTATTCCGAGACCAGAGTTTACAGTTAGGCTTAGTTCACAAGCATTGCCCACATCGACAAGCGTCACTTGAATTTGGAATTTGTCAAAAAACAGGTATTAGCTGCTGCTATCATGGGTGGCATTTTGATGTTGATGGTTCCATTTTAGAGGTGCCAGGACAGCCAGAGCATACTCAAGACTTTATAAAGCAAAAGGTAAGACTTGGTGCTTATCCAACTCATGAATTCAAAGGTCTTATTTTTGCCTATCTAGGGCCAATAGAAAAAAAGCCTGAGTTTCCTAACTACGACAGTCTAGATTTTGATGGCATGGAAATGGTTCCATACAAGGCTCCATTTGATTGCAATTGGCTTCAAGTACTTGATGCAATAGTTGACCCAATACATACATCATTTCTTCACTCTAATATGAGTCGTCAACAGTTCTCTGAAGGTTTTGGTGAAGTAGGCCAAATTGATTTTTTTGAACGTGATAATTGGATTCTTGGATGCAACACAAGAAGGGTGGGGGACAATGTCTGGTTTAGAGTTAATGAGGTTGTTCTGCCAAACTTTACGCAAGCCGGCGCAGCATTTGCGGCTGATGGAACCAGGCAAATACTTTATGGGCGCAGCTCATTCACAAGATGGGTTGTCCCAGTTGATGATGAAACTACCATTTGCTATGCATGGGCAAATTTTGGTGAACGGGGTGACCCTCAAGAATACAATACTCCAGAGGGTCCAGAACTTATTGAGCAAGGTGAGATATTCGATCGTCCTTATGAGCAGCGCCAAAGATTTCCAGCAGATAGAGAGGCATGCGAGGGCATGGGTCCAATCAATATTCATAAAAATGAAAACTTACTGGCTAGTGATCAGGGCGTTGCAATGATGCGCCAAAAAATTAGGGAACAAATCAGAAGTCTAGATGCAGGCAAAGAGCCATTAAAAGTAACCGAATTAAAAGACTCGCCTATACCAACCTACGGGGGAGATTCAGTAATTAATATTCCAAGCAGTGTTCAAGATGAAAATGACTTCTTCAGCAAACTTGCTCATGAATTCATTAAAATTCAGTTTGAAGTAGATGGAAAATCTGAAAAAGAGAGAGTTGAAATCGTCACAAATAAATTAAAAGAAATTCAGTCAAGAGAAAATCCTTAA
- a CDS encoding D-2-hydroxyacid dehydrogenase — MKSDKKIRVHFKSNHANPDSFPPTIEGENVFAMTKERFDKAITNYPDLIHKIEPIFDWDLDNFYESMKTAEVLVCWDFPTENLSEIAPNLKWIHIIGAGVEHLCPMDWVPENVSVVNNRGVHSAKAGEFGLMSVLMLHTHIPEIVRNQQSNHWESLYSSPIVGKTLLVIGVGNIGYAAAQKCKLLGMNVIGASRHGKDLDDIDQMVTQDELDEVLPLADYIFMSTPNTKETYNLLDKRRQSLMKPGVGIINVGRAATMDYDALVDNLNSGHIKAAIIDVFDPEPLPSDSKLWTTPNLMVMPHISADDGDTYIPLTLDLVMMNMRRYIAHEGLNNLVNPELGY; from the coding sequence ATGAAGAGTGATAAAAAAATAAGAGTTCATTTTAAGAGTAATCATGCCAATCCTGATTCATTCCCTCCAACTATAGAGGGAGAGAATGTTTTTGCAATGACTAAAGAGCGGTTCGATAAAGCAATTACAAATTACCCTGACCTCATCCATAAGATTGAACCTATTTTTGACTGGGATCTTGATAACTTTTATGAGTCCATGAAGACAGCTGAAGTCCTTGTTTGCTGGGATTTTCCGACTGAAAATCTATCGGAAATTGCTCCTAATTTAAAGTGGATACATATCATTGGTGCTGGGGTTGAGCATTTATGTCCGATGGATTGGGTTCCTGAAAATGTCTCTGTTGTAAATAATAGAGGTGTTCATTCTGCTAAGGCTGGAGAGTTTGGACTGATGAGCGTTCTAATGCTGCACACTCATATTCCTGAAATAGTCAGAAATCAACAGAGTAATCATTGGGAGTCTCTATACTCTTCTCCCATCGTCGGAAAAACTTTACTTGTTATTGGAGTTGGAAACATTGGTTATGCGGCTGCTCAAAAGTGTAAGCTTCTTGGAATGAATGTGATTGGTGCGAGTCGTCACGGAAAAGATCTAGATGATATTGACCAAATGGTCACTCAAGATGAGCTCGATGAAGTACTTCCCCTTGCTGACTATATATTTATGTCAACGCCAAACACAAAGGAGACTTATAACCTTTTGGATAAAAGACGTCAATCGTTAATGAAGCCTGGAGTAGGAATCATTAATGTTGGTAGAGCGGCAACAATGGACTATGACGCGCTTGTTGATAACTTAAACTCTGGCCACATTAAGGCAGCAATCATTGACGTGTTTGACCCTGAACCTCTTCCATCAGATTCTAAGCTGTGGACTACACCTAACCTTATGGTTATGCCTCACATCTCAGCCGATGATGGTGACACCTATATCCCACTGACGCTCGATTTGGTGATGATGAATATGCGCAGATATATTGCACATGAGGGCCTTAATAATCTCGTTAACCCTGAATTAGGTTACTAA